Proteins encoded in a region of the Quercus lobata isolate SW786 chromosome 8, ValleyOak3.0 Primary Assembly, whole genome shotgun sequence genome:
- the LOC115954744 gene encoding pectinesterase inhibitor-like, protein MNPISSLVFVLLLTVFPTQIFCQNLIAQACGYTSYKPLCLSTLQSDSEAKSAKDLLTIAKVALKHAGTKAQAVNAEVKKQQGSATDEGLKQALSDCAENYGDAIDQIQSSTGALGSKKYNDVNTWVSAAMNDADSCNQGFEDQSVKSPITSSSTTFSQLCSNVLAITNHL, encoded by the coding sequence ATGAATCCCATTTCAAGCCTCGTCTTTGTGCTTCTTTTGACTGTCTTTCCAACCCAAATTTTTTGCCAGAACTTGATTGCGCAAGCTTGTGGTTACACTTCGTACAAGCCACTGTGCCTAAGCACTCTTCAATCGGACTCTGAGGCCAAATCAGCAAAAGATCTCTTGACTATAGCCAAAGTTGCACTAAAACATGCAGGGACTAAAGCTCAAGCAGTAAATGCGGAAGTAAAAAAACAGCAAGGTTCGGCAACGGACGAGGGCTTGAAGCAAGCCCTATCTGATTGTGCTGAGAACTATGGAGATGCAATTGATCAAATTCAGTCCTCGACCGGTGCCTTGGGATCTAAGAAATATAATGATGTTAATACATGGGTCTCAGCTGCCATGAACGATGCAGACTCGTGTAACCAAGGTTTCGAAGATCAATCCGTCAAGTCTCCAATAACTTCTTCAAGTACCACATTTAGTCAGCTATGCAGCAATGTGTTAGCCATTACCAATCACCTCTAA